tccctggtgtttcaccaagttgctgcgtcCGGTCGTGTCATGGTTGAGGACTCGGGGTGTACGTCTCAtcatctacctggacgacatcctcctgatgcacGAGTCCAGAGCGGGATTACTGGAACATCTATGCTGGACGGCGGACTTGCTGTCGGGTCTCGGTTTCCTCCTCAACTGGGAGAAGTCCTGCCTCATTCCGGCTCAGAGGATGGAGTTCTTAGGATTCATGGTGGATTCGCTCTCGGAGTCCCACAGTCTGCCGACGGCGAAGTTGCGGGAGATCCGCAAGGAATTGAGGCATGCGCTCCTCGTTCCCCATCTCTCGTTACGCCACCTGGCTCGCATCATCGGTCTATTGGCCTCGTTGATTCAAGCGGTGTTTCCAGCCCCACTGCATTACCGTGCGCTCCAgcgactgaagatcgcccatcttcggaccggtgcctcctttgcggacgcGGTGATTCTGGACTCGGAAGCCCGGGAGGAGTTGAGTTGGTGGATCGCCAACCTAGAGgcgtggaacggcagagcgatcttcCGATCCCTGCCGGAATTGACCATCGAGTCGGATGCGAGCCTCCAGGGCTGGGGTGTCCATTGCAATGGGGTCTCCACGGGGGGTCCCTGGTCTGCGGAGGAATCCCTCCTACACATCAATGCGTTGGAGCTCCTGGTGGGGTCTTTTGCGGTAAAGAGTTTCTCCAACAGGATCGCCAACGCGTGTATCAGGCTGCGGATGGACAATATATCGGCAGTCTGGTATGTCAATCGTTTGGGGGGGTACTCGCTCGGCTACCTTGGCTCGTTTGCCTGTCCAGGGgcatcatggtgcaggcggagtatTTTCCGGGGTTGAGCAACGTTCAGGCGGATTGGAACTCTCGCTACCTATCGGAtggcagcgattggcagttggatcctCAGGTTTTCTCAGCGATTTCGGAATTATGGGGCCCGATGTCTGTCGATCTCTTCGCCTCTCGGCTCAACAGGCAACTCacccggttcttcagctggcgtccggacccgGAGGCGGTAGCGGTGGATGCATTCCTCCAGGATTGGTCGGTGTCCCGCCTGTACGCGTTTCCTCCATTCTCGATGATCCCGAGGACACTCCTGCAGGTTCTCCGCCATCGGGCGGACCTGGTTCTGGTGGCCCGTTCTGGGGGTCTCAGGTCTGGTTCCCCTCGTTGTTGAAGATTCTAGTGGAGGTCCCTGTTCTTCTCCCGTACCGATCGGATCTCCTGCGCAACCCACAGGGTCTGCACCATCCCCTTCTCCTCGACGGATCCCTGCGgctgctggcgtgccggatctccggacacctggatcTTTCGAGGGAATTTCGGCAGCGACTCGACAGCTATTGGACAgcgcatgggctcccggcaccagaaaatcttaccgggcatcctggagaacttgggctaactggtgcatggaacgggacttggatcccgtttcggcacctgtaaCTCACCTGCTACAGTTTCTCACCTCTCTCTTCGAGGCGGGGAAGGCGTATCGGACCATTAACCTTTTCAGGTCCGCTATTTCTTCTACCCACGAGGGCTATGAGGGTGTCGCGGCCGGTCAGCATCCTTCGGTGTCTCGCCTTCTTCGGGGGGCTCATTTGTCTCGTCCTCCTCGGCCTCGTTTTTCCACTACATGGGACGTTTCCCTGGTTCTGGCCTTCTTGGCCCGGAAATTTTGACCTCTCAATTAGGCAATTGCCCGCTAAATTGTTGGCATTGTTTTGCCTTATTTCATGTAAGAGGGTCTCTGATGTGAGGGTCCTTGATTACGACGCGCGTTCTTTTACCCCGGACGGGGTTACCTTTAACATCTCGCATCGCACCAAGACTAGCATCCGTTTCGTGTCTTACCCCAGTTTTCCTTCCTCTCCGATCTTATGTCCCGCGGCGTGCCTTAAGGAATACGAGTCCAGGACTCTGACACGTTGGTCTCCGGCCAGGTCGCAGTTGTTCATTTCTATTCGGCATCCTTTCGGGCCGGTTTCTAGCCCTACGTTAGCACGTTGGCTTAAATGGATTATGTCATTGGTGGGTGTTGACACTTCTGTCTTCACGGCCCATTCTGCGCGTGGGGCCTCCGGCTAATTTGTTTGCTTCTATTATTGAcgggctttgaacttgcaatatgagcctccgtgtcttgctgtaaaactaaatgattttcctatttcatgacgtaaagtcatagttttattaaagacacggaggcgagtattgcccccccccccccccggtttccCTCCCTTGGGTCTTCTGGTGGGTTGTTTTATTTCAGGGCTCGCTTATGTTTATTTTTCTCACAGTGTTTGTTGTCCTGTTATTTATTCAGTGCCATTGTTTTTATTGTCCTGTTGGTTATTTCATTGCCATTACTTTAATTTGTTTTCATGCACTTTATTGCCTTTGGTCATTCGACCCCTATCGGGTCTATTTGAGCAGATGGCTTTCGGACGCTCTTGTCCTGACATGCTGGTTTCACCTAGGCCTATGGTCTGTTCTCTCTTTCAGGATGAAGCTCCTTCCAGGATAGGATGCCGTGTTCCAGTTTGATGTTTCTACGGTAGTTGGCCGGGTTGGCGACTGCTGGTTTCCGCTTCGTCGGAGTTGGACTTCTTCGCTCCGGTCACAGTTCAGAGTTTTCGTTGGAATGTTCGGGATGTTGGCACCAGGttcccaaagaaagaggaagagccataggaggagcggcctattataggggccataggggagggaccttggttgctatggtttcctgtatgttaatttttttctctttgctgctattggtggtcagtaaagaaggagaaagcaatactcgcctccgtgtctttaataaaactatgactttacgtcatgaaataggaaaatcatttagttatacactgtatacaagaagatgtatgacttataccagctgtacatatataattatatacaggagatacccaggttataccagcatggtccatatcactatatacaagaaaatgtataacttataccagctgtacatatataattatatacaggagatccccaggttataccagcatgctccatatcaccgTATACacgaagatgtataacttataccagctgtatatatataattatatacaggagatcaccaggttatatcagcatgctccatatcaccgTATACacaaagatgtataacttataccagctgtatatatatatatataattatatacaggagatccccaggttatatcagcatgctccatatcaccgTATAcatgaagatgtataacttataccagctgtatatatataattatatacagaagatccccaggttataccagcatgctccatatcaccgTATACacgaagatgtataacttataccagctgtatatatatatatatatatatatatataattatatacaggggatacccaggttataccagcatggtccattgaAGATTTATAACTTATACATctacttgtatatagtgatatggaccatgttgttataacctgggtatctcctgtatttaataatatatgtacagctgatataaGTTGATTATTCTTAGTTCTAACCCAATTGGATGGGATAATAGTCTACTGTAGTGTTTCTCTACCAGGatgcctctagctgttgcaaaactatacctCCTAGCATGCCCTGGCAGCCAaacgctgtctgggcatgctgagagttgtagttttgcaacagctggaggcatcctggttggaaaaagctggtctactgtgatatgaacaatgggggttctacaaaagagctcgtggggcaaagttcatattcgtgtttacacacgtgttttaaaatgaatgctttctcctattataaacaagtaaataatgacgcaatgctgtggggcaggggtgtaactaaaggctcatgggccctggtccaAGGGTTCAGCTTCCCTGTTTTGTggctagggaagcacatagccttcaggCTGCCTGcggaaaaaaattgaaacagtgggcccccccaaccccccatgccaaattcttgacctaacccttccctccagccagagctataacttgaccagcatgcaatttctataatactggtatcttcttatgtggcacaagggtccttgggccccctgaggctcctgggcccggtagcgactgctacctctgcaccccctatagctacgcccctgctgtggggctggtatgcaactttttacagcgctggtttttatccccagtccagcCCTGAATATAGAGGAAAGTtaccagtgtcctcttttccccaggacctaccttttcAAAGTTGCATATCTGTGCAAAATAAATGTTACTGGTGGgctctaggcaccccagtccaacactggacATGGCCACAAATAAACTTGCTGTAGGggtggacaacccctataaatagGATGTGTCAGCTCTTctcgtgtctgttttagtaaatacttttaTTGATCATAAAATTACAATTCTGGGACATTTTTCCTAGAAATGTACATTATGTCAGTCTGTTACTCCGCATACAATTATATGACTATATTGACAAGTGGGTGTTGCCATTTAAGAGTTGGTCCCCCACAGTTTAGTAATTACTGCCAGTGTCAGACAAGTGGAATGGCAGTGCCCGGTTGTCACATTGTTCATAAATGTTTTGGAGTAATAACCGAGGAACAGCTCCACATAGTTATAACACAAAATGCCATAGATTTGGAGTAGAATGCCATTTTCTGTAAGTGACCAATTTGTTACACCAAGTACCTTCTTCTCAGGCATAGTATACTTTGTAGTACTGTAGTTTGTGACACTATACTATTATGTAAGTCGCAGTAATATCTATGTTAAGTGTCACAGAATCACCATTATCACTTACGGCAGTGTATATCGTCTGAcaaaattagtattttgtgtGTCATTACATTTACACTTTAGCCCTGATTTgtcatgccttcactccagaattctgacttcaaaaagtcgcaaaattgggcttttgcgactttttgcactTTTAGACCACTCACTACACTTTTGAAATGTGAGTGGCCAGCTATGTCAATGAGTTTTACTACAGATaaaaagtcgcaatctcactACAGGAggtgtaggaaaactggagtagcttttctagacaaatagattagacaaatttatcaaacaacatgtgaCATTcgataaatgtggcataactTACATCAACGCAGAGTcaatcaaaactgactttaaatattctcctcatgataaattccccccatttgTCATCTGGCTACGATGTTCGGTACAAGTCATTTTGTTAAGTTTTTGTTGTGGTTTCAAccatttttataatttatttccCGTCTCTAGAATGCTAGTCCTGACCTGTTCTTCAAAGCTTGCCTCTCTCAGAAGGCTACTGACACATAGCTTTCCAGAGTCCTTGAAGGTAAGGAGTGAAATGCAGACATCAGGTTTTACCTGTGGTACAAGTatagcagttacactttaatggtCTTCTCATATACTAGTTGGATATACTATAAATGGACTCCGGAGGGGGTTCAAAACTATGAGCATAACTTttcaaaaaattatttaaatagctTCCCTGCCTTTTGCAAAAATGTTTTTAAGGATGGATTTACACATaggttttgtggcagtttttgattGTATTGTACACTAATTTTGTGAAAGATTACAATGATGGGTTGTCCAGTTTAgaaacactatgggggtcatttatcaaactggtgtaaagtagaactgccttcgttgcctatagcaaccaatcagattccaccttctaTTTTtcaagctcctttggaaaataaaagatggaatctgattggttgctatgggcaactaagccagttctactttacaccagaatTCTCTATGTACTATTAGAGAATTCTGATTTATTAGACGGGCATCCTCATTTTCTGGCCAGACTGGAGAGAGCCAACTAAGAGTATCTTTTGTCCCAGAGGACCTGTCACTGTCCTACATTATACAGACAACCTATTGATTTGACTGGGCACTGTGCTTCATATTCCCTGTGGTGGGGCTGCAGTGAAATTGAACATTTACTACCAGGATTCCCCACATATAACATCTGATTACTGGAGGTCCCAGCAGGGGGCGCTTGGTTTTTGGCTTATTGACAAGGCATCCTTTGCGCTCTCTAATTTGCATTAGAatgtattccctttgtgtgtaggTGGAGTGTATCATTCGCATTATTCTGAAGCATTTCTTTTGCAGGTGTGCGGGGCTTTGCATCATGTGATTGAGAAAAATCCTTTTAGGCTTCAGGTTTTGGTGGACCAGTGGCCAGACTTTACTTCTGTCATATGTCGACCTCCATTGGAAGTGAGTTGAAAAGAGATACTCAGGGCCAGGATGATGGAGGAAGCCCCTGGGAAATTTCCTCTTTTGGTCTCCATATAATCTTCCTCTGATGATTTAATTACTTTGCGGTTTTATTCTTCATCTTGGGTTAATGCAGTTGTTAGAGAAAAACGTTGCACCTTATGTTTGCCTGAGCCCAGAGTTTCTGTCTCCATGTGCAGCCTTCTATTGACCCATCCCCATATAGCATACCATATAGTGACCGAATAATGCTGTCATACAATGTACAGATAACAATACCATACAGTGCCAAATAACAGCTCTCTAGTTACTTTGCCATACAAGCTGCTGTTCCTTACAGTAGGTTAATGTATTGCATTTATGTACTCATATTGCAGACAGAAGCAGCATGAAATGTACAATCTACTCCAGCATTGCTACTCCCATCCTTCAAAACCACAAATAAGATGTCCGAGTATAACCAGTCATGCAGTATTGGCACACAACAAGTGCACGTCAGTGGGCACTGGGAATTGCTCAAGCCATAGAAAACATCAGAGTAGCGGCCAAATTAATCTTGTGTTTCATGTTAATAAATGACTCTAGTAATCCAGTGCCCTTTACTAGGACAAACTTCACTACTTTTCATGTCATTACAAAATCTAATGCTGCCACCTcatgttaataatttgtaataataataatctggttcCTTAACAATAATCATGTTCTTTATAGTTCAAAAGTTTTCTTCCATAGGAAATGACAGATCCTTCAGATCCTTACACCAACACATATTTTCTCTTCAGTAAAGACCCACAGCGGTTGCGACAGTTCCTCCAAGATCCTCAAACTGTGAACTGGAAGCAAGAGTTACAGATACAGATACAAGGTGAACATGTCACAAAGAAAAAGTCATTGTGACTATGGACTTGGTAAGATGACTGTGACGAATACCGTACCCCGAGTGACGtctgacgtcaactacgtcgagctaacgagatacggtatggtccctggttaccaaggcgtgacatTACGCCCTCgtggaggagcaggtaaggtcagtcttggtacagttttcacagactcctcctgtctacacgggcacagagaggcaacaagctgagagagccttcaCTGCCCGAGTAAAAGAGCGCATTCTCAGCCCAGGAAGACTGCCACCATTTTCTTGTTTGCTAAAGCCCGGTctgctaacaggattatataggataagaaaccaacccgcagtagcgtataactaggccgaaacacggacttggggattcgtgattgagatacaagacagcacacgattaaattttatatatatagatatatatatatatatatatatatttatttattttttcatatgttTATTTCATTATTATTGCCAGCATAATGATATGTAACAATAACATAAGGGCAACAAGCCCAAAAATCAAGGAAGCGTACAAATTACAACGCATACATGGAAAAATGAGTCTGTTGGACAGCATACATAGGTAAAGGCTTTCTGGAAGGCCATATGACAGGAGAGGCAGCATATCAACAACTAGGTAAGGCTCAGGGACCTTAAAGCACTAAGTACGTACAATGGAAAGTGCAAGCTCAATGTTGACTGACCAGGAGGCATAAGTAACGGCAAAATTTGTTGGCTCCTAAATATGGAAATAAACAAAAAGGAGGTAAACCGCATACAGAAGGCATTACTACAAGGTGCTCTCAACCAGATCTCGACCGACACCAGTCCATCCAGGGGCCCCATGTCACCAGAAATTTATCATGTGAGAGAGACTCCCAGCTTGACAATTCTTCAAACCTACAGATCTCGTTTGCTTTAAGTATCCAGTCAGCAGTAGAAGGGGCTCTGTCGGACAACCAGTGCAAGGGAACCAGTAATTTGTCCGCAGCCAGTAAATGGGCTAATAAAGAGCGCTTGTGGAGGGAACATTAAGGAGAACCAGAGAAGGAGAGAGCCTGGGACCTGGAGGAATGATCTGTTGGAGAAGCCCACCAAGCTCGGACCAGAAAGGAGAAATGCCTTCGCACGACCACCAAATGTGAGATAGTGTGCCGACTGCCTTGTGACATCTCCAACAAATCGGGGGAATACTCATATCAATTCTATGCATCATATCTGGAGAACGGTACCATTTTGTAAACAATTTGAAGGAATTCTCCTGGATTCGGATGCACCTAGAGAATCCATGAGAATTCCTCAGGGCCAATGATACCTCCTCATCTGAGAGGGAAATCCCAAGTTCTTTCTCCCACTGCCCAATAAGGGCGAGGGGGTCTAGATTAAATGCCCTCCAGTAGTAACTTATTGTAAAGCAAAGAGACTAATTTCTTCATCGGACTGGGGGAGACTACAAGTATATCATACCACGAGGGGACGAAGTGTTTATTGGCAGATCCCAAATAAAGCTTACATATGAAAGAGAAGTGAGCGTAATGCAAGGGGTTCCATCTCTTGAACTGTGTCGAGGTCTGAAGGTCGGATAAGGTGGGAATCTGTCTCCCAGAGAGTATATCACCCAAAGGAGTGTTTCCGAAGGAATCCCATATAcccaaattatatatttaattgctttaagggctcactagacaatacactatacacacaaggatatatacagtggtctgaggttacaaatacaggtggtatggtacaaacaggttTAAACAGAGcgaaagtcagtttaccagatggatgagtccttttggATTGGGATGAGTCCTTTGCTGtcgtcacatggagggcagtgatgtcagcaggttgcaggtccctctaaacacatggcacaatgtgaccctccttcagagaaaagacacgccctctTGTTGGCACaagcttttaacctgtagccggccccttcCCCcccggcctcagggaggggtccactccccctcttctgggctggcagcaaattacCCACAAAACcgtttagggttcatagctccagaccagaaggtcacaggaagATGGTTCTGTGACCAAtggatctgcctgggttccggctaccagtagagtccaagcatggtaccctTATTTGGTTTCtgaggggagatatgtatatctcccctccctggcatcccaccaccaagctATGACCACAGGCTTGTTTATTGTGGCCACAAGGACACAAATATGCATCTGGTTTGTGctgtgatggccgggcgattcataattccttataaaccGCCGGCTCCAATATGTCTGATACattttgattgaactggggaatggcttagacccctgcagagaggtttttcctgtgggttcctggctggctgaatggaggtgagaaattgtaaacaaaggtggcctgcaagaAGTTGTCTGCCAgttggctgggctttgaagcagggcgtcccctgtggagctcactacttctgctacctttcagcagatggttggtgggaacatggctgacagtaaatattaatccatattcctcacagtgacCTATAGCCAAGGTGAACCCATGACAACCCTCTAGTCAGAGGTGTTCCTTCTGTAGAGGCAGATCACACAACTGCTATGGTGCATTTGGTTAGAGGGTGCCCATGCTGATCTGCTACCACCTCTCAGTGCAGGATAATAATGTTTGCCTGCAGCCTTTAGATTGAGCTCAATGCTTTTAGATGTTTATAactttcattaaaggggtattccacttaTATcaagttatcacctatccacgGAATGGCACAGATCCCATATATACAAGATTTCTTATGTCTCCTAAAATCTGGAATTCAACACCCCAGCACATCAGACTCTCCTCCAAAATCTAAACAACCTTAAAAGAGCCTATAACCTACAATAacctgctgccaccacacagtcAGATGAGCAGCTTCCTCCTCGACCTACTGTCTCCTTTTTCCTTCCCTTGTAACTTGTGAGCCCtggcgggcagggtcctctctgtaccggtcagttaaaggggttttccaagacttttatactgatgacctatcataatTATTGTACTCGTTTTGGGCCTTTGAATTAATGGCTATTAAagataaataaaatatcattgcTTAATCatcattataatatatatattttttctgtttatgGCTTTATCATTATGTTTTTTGCAGGGTGTCAGCCAACATTGACTGGCGTCCTTCAAGAAGTCAGCTCCAAGCATGGCAGCCAAATGCATACCATAAGTAATCTGTTATATATGAGAGATGGAATGGAGAGTAAAGACCTGGAGAACATGAGCAATATAAGGTATGCCTTATTCCCTAACAATGCATGTATTATGGGTAGCAGTGAGTAACTGATTGTGGCACCAGTATCCATTGTGATATTAGTTGAGATATGTACTCCTGCTATGTACATCTGCTTTCACCTCATGCTGAAAGATTTTTCAGCATTTTTATTGACATTGCAAGTATTTTGTGCTAAAAATAAATTTCTAATTGGgtttaataaaaatatgtacTTTGCCTTCTGCAGCCGGCTTGTATATTCATTACACAGCCAGCTGCAGAAAGCCATTCTATGCTAAATCCATCTGGCATCTCTTTTCTGCTGAATGACCTTCTAAGTTAATTTATGACCAGATGAAAGGTAAACTTTGATTTGGTCACATATCAGCACAGAGGACTGTTCAGGTATCCATTATTACTGTAGTCACAGCTATCTGCTTCCTATGCAACTCAAGAAACAGGGAAACTGGAGAACCTAATATTACTATGGACCCCTTCTTCCTCTGTGCTATTGATTTTCTTTTACCTTCATCAACCACACAGTGTAATAGTGTATTTTATTGCTAAAATACTCCTGATGACACACCGAGAAATAGATGTGTAGAAACGCGTCAGGTGGGAGAGAGGGTTGTACTTATGTTACTATCTCTATAACCCAGCCTGATATGTGTGAAAAATACTTGGACAAGCCACATATTTCTTGAATAAAGTTTTCAGTTTTAATGCTTTTTTCAGGCAGTTAAACACATTTTTCAACTAAACGTAAACCCCAGTATCTATTTTGTCCAGTTAACCTCATACTCAGACCCTAACCTCCAAACCTAAATAATACTGAAATAcagtactaatgtattgtcaggTAATATAAACATATTAACTATACATGTATATTATATGCACACACATATATTATAtgcatatattacacatacagtatgtacatatTACATGCATAGACATACATTATATGCATATATTACGCATACAGTATGTACATATTACATGCATACACAATACCTGCACATATtacatatacattatatgtactgtgcggattcgctctggtaggcagggtaagtggacacagaacagagacaaaagaaacagtttgtaaaacaaaacttcagtgttttttcacacaggaggaaaaaacaaagcagcatttttcagtcttagtgttcgttcacacaaaggaaagtccaaagcacaaaacagttgccttgttagcagtttttttcagaggtccacaacaggctttaggcgTCCTGTTTTcccgcatgcggctctcagccctctagcacggcaccatgcctcagatcccaaaacagagactcagattctgagcccagctgcctatttaaaggacagccaggtgctgccaaaacctggactggcacttaaactccagtcctgtatttgatctcacctggttgcaaatcagcccagctgtccatgttgggaggaaaatacctgtcttgccaaacaaaaccccttgctatatCACAGTACATACAGTGCTGTATTACGCAACCATTTTTATATTACATATGTACACATAATGTACACATATTGCACACACTATATCTTCATATAACCCGTGGAAGATGAAGTAGACCATATGCCCTGGCTTTTCTTTAAATTTGGGCTCTCCTCCTCACCGCTGCCCTGCCATACTGTGTAATAATAATCTGATGCCAAAGCACTGCTCCAACACTGTCCACCCAAACCACTGCTCCAAAATTATCCATACAACCCACTTTTCCAAACTTGTCCATCCAAGAGATATGTATGTTCTAAAATTGCCCCTCTCTTCCATTGGCTTGCCTCTTCTTCTTTTAGTCACATACTTACATTACCAGCCATCATGCTGCCTGACATCGCCAGGTAAAAGGCTCTCCCACCAATGCCAACTTCAGTGTCCCTTGTCCTTTTGATAGTGCCAACCAAATTGCCCCTAAATATGGTAGATACTAAACTGTCTTGTCTCGTCCTAATTTGGCCAGTAGCCACACAGTGTACCTACAGTGCCAGCTACCACACATTGGTGACACCAAAAGCTCTTTGTTGTACCAGTTCATTTTATCCTCCTGCTTCTTTAAGATGCCATTCTGCATGGGGGTGAGCTAGATTGGTGGAATTGAGGATTCAGGGCCAATTTTGAAGATAAGCCTAGAACTTATAGGCCAAGTATAGGCTAACCAGCCCTTGATTTGTTTTCTGCATCACTTCTGTGGCCAACACAGAGTATTCAGGCTGCAGTTTGTCATCAGGGAGCCATTACTGCTTTATATGCACATAtttcacacattatacacacatatatgtatTATTTGCACAGATACCACACATATATTATATTCACTGATGCATTATATGCACATATACACCTTGACACTCTTTGTGCAAAAAGCGGGATTTCTGTGTCA
The sequence above is a segment of the Bufo gargarizans isolate SCDJY-AF-19 chromosome 6, ASM1485885v1, whole genome shotgun sequence genome. Coding sequences within it:
- the LOC122942117 gene encoding glycine N-acyltransferase-like encodes the protein MGNRMLVLTCSSKLASLRRLLTHSFPESLKVCGALHHVIEKNPFRLQVLVDQWPDFTSVICRPPLEEMTDPSDPYTNTYFLFSKDPQRLRQFLQDPQTVNWKQELQIQIQGCQPTLTGVLQEVSSKHGSQMHTISNLLYMRDGMESKDLENMSNISDLQFSTLKAEEAYLVNEVWSSGGNPLSERYISHCIQSFPNVFARKLGVGKPVAWTMSEQAAEMRMG